The following coding sequences lie in one Capsicum annuum cultivar UCD-10X-F1 chromosome 5, UCD10Xv1.1, whole genome shotgun sequence genomic window:
- the LOC107871603 gene encoding UPF0481 protein At3g47200: MSQMSIHEADAVDAEVADWLHSIIDIPASSLSRKLTEDSTHSIHFGISHTLAETTRKEDYNKFHEPRVVSIGPINHGKPHVKPMENFKQKAVRELAERAKVDHVSIEQVYASVEEHLLRTRNYYSTLFESISDRKWCQMMFLDGCFIIEFISNDNIDTSGRRSWLNMKKHDRDLVRRDLLLLDNQLPFHVLDVLARAFRCEEFTLEFLTMWFLQMPLLNISSAPNPTFLLYFKGVSYHRHQQWEAQAPVHLLQYYRYIWINVLFGDRVEEEDDDDDNKKEDYFTGGPPFSVTELKKAGIPCSCSSDPFIEIHFKSSILSGKLFLPKLTLDEWGVTLLVNLVAYEFSCNLLYRSSGISSYLSFMSMLINGEEDVKELRAKGILQVIFNAGDDELVKFLRNITALPESNPQALRHVKRQISTYFKSKRLPLIVAFSEVKQRYFSGPWSFLVFLAVIFTVSMTVIQTVLTGIQTYK; encoded by the coding sequence ATGTCTCAAATGTCAATTCACGAGGCTGATGCTGTCGATGCCGAAGTGGCTGACTGGTTACATTCCATCATTGATATACCTGCCTCTTCGTTAAGCCGGAAGCTAACAGAAGACTCGACACACAGTATACATTTCGGTATTTCACATACACTTGCCGAGACTACTAGAAAGGAAGACTATAACAAGTTCCATGAGCCTCGTGTGGTTTCCATTGGTCCAATCAACCACGGAAAACCTCATGTTAAACCCATGGAGAATTTCAAGCAGAAAGCAGTGAGGGAATTAGCAGAAAGAGCAAAAGTAGACCATGTATCTATTGAACAAGTGTATGCAAGTGTTGAAGAACATTTGCTCAGAACTAGGAATTATTACTCTACTTTGTTTGAGAGTATCAGTGACCGTAAGTGGTGTCAGATGATGTTCCTAGACGGCTGCTTTATTATTGAATTCATCTCCAACGACAATATAGATACTAGTGGCAGGAGGAGCTGGTTGAATATGAAGAAACATGATAGAGATCTGGTGCGTCGTGACCTTTTATTGTTAGATAATCAATTGCCTTTCCATGTTCTAGACGTGTTAGCACGCGCATTTAGATGTGAAGAATTTACTTTGGAATTTTTAACCATGTGGTTCCTCCAAATGCCGTTGTTAAACATATCTTCTGCTCCAAATCCtacatttcttctttatttcaaggGTGTATCTTATCATCGACATCAGCAGTGGGAGGCTCAAGCTCCTGTACATCTTCTTCAATATTATAGATACATATGGATCAACGTATTATTTGGAGATcgtgtagaagaagaagatgacgATGACGACAACAAAAAAGAAGATTATTTTACTGGTGGCCCGCCTTTCTCAGTCACAGAGTTGAAGAAAGCAGGTATTCCATGCAGTTGTTCAAGTGATCCTTTCATAGAGATCCATTTTAAATCATCTATCTTATCAGGGAAGTTATTCCTTCCAAAACTAACTCTCGATGAATGGGGTGTGACCCTTTTAGTTAACCTAGTTGCTTACGAATTTTCGTGCAACTTACTATATAGATCCTCTGGGATCTCATCTTACTTGAGTTTCATGAGTATGTTAATTAATGGAGAGGAAGACGTTAAGGAGCTGCGAGCCAAGGGCATACTCCAGGTCATCTTCAATGCTGGTGATGATGAACTTGttaaattcttgagaaatataaCAGCACTTCCTGAGTCCAATCCTCAAGCTCTTAGGCATGTCAAACGACAGatttctacttacttcaaaagtAAACGCCTACCTCTAATAGTTGCCTTTTCTGAAGTGAAGCAAAGGTACTTTAGTGGTCCTTGGAGTTTCCTTGTGTTCCTCGCTGTTATTTTCACGGTTAGTATGACTGTAATTCAGACTGTCCTCACAGGCATTCAGACTTACAAATAG